The genomic interval CTGTACGTGGCGGCGCTGGTCGCGCTGGCGCTCTGGGGCCAGGACTTCGTCTCCTGGTCGACGCCCTTCGCGGACGACTGGTCGAGCCCGTGGCAGGGCCTGTTCCGCGGGTTCCTCACGGCGGTGCTGTTCGTACTGGCCCTGCTGCTCTCGGTGTTGACGTTCACGGCCGTCACGCTCCTCATCGGTCAGCCGTTCTACGAGACGCTCTCCGAGAAGGTCGACCGGGACGTCTCCCCGGACGGCACGGCCCCCGAATCGGGCCTTCCGCTCTGGCGCGAACTGTGGATCTCGGCCCGCGACAGCCTCCGCATCCTGGTCCGCGCGGTGCTGTGGGGTGTCCTGCTCTTCGCCCTGGGCTTCGTCCCGTTCATCGGTCAGACGGTGATCCCGGTGATCGGCTTCTTCGTCACCGGTTTCTTCCTCACGGAGGAGCTGACGGCGGTCGCCCTCCAGCGCCGGGGCATCGACCTCCGCGCCCGCCTCACCCTCCTCCGCTCCCGCAAGACCCTGATCTGGGGCTTCGGCACCCCCCTCGGCCTCTCCTTCCTGGTCCCGTTCGTCGCGGTGTTCCTGATGCCGGGGGCGGTGGCGGGGGCGACGATGATGGCGCGGGAACTGTTGGGGGAGGAGACCGGGGAGGGGGACCAGGAAGGGGACGCGGACGTCGGGCCGGCGTCAGTCGGCGAGTGATGCCTCCAACGCCACCGTCACCATCGCCTTCACCTGCGCGATGATGTCCACCCGGTTCCGCACGAAGTCCGGATCGGTGATCGTGCCGGTCGCCGGGTCCGTGTTCCCCGCCCCGAACTGAAGCACCGGCGTGTGGATATGCCCGCCCGGCAGCGCATCGTGCAGCCCGAGCCGGTCCCGTAGCAGCGTGGCGCGGTAGGCGATCTCGTTGGAGAGATAGTTGCCGCCGCCCCCGGCGCGGGCCGTGGACCCCGCGGTGGGCCCGTCCGGCCGTACGACAGGAGCGGTCGCGCCCGCCGGGATCTCGGTCACCTCGGTGTGGTCGTAGACGGGGAACCGCCCCGTGTCCGCGGCCACAATCGCCTTGTACGGCAGGGTCGTTGACGTCCACTGCGGCTGTGAGGCCGGGTCGGTGACGGGTACGGTCTCGGTCTTCGACACGTTGTCGTTGTCCGGATACCCGCCCCGCCAGGCCCCGTTGGTCCGCTCGACGTCGAACCGGCCCACCCGTCCCTGACTCACGGTCGTGAACAGATCCACCTTCGGCAGATACGGCCGCAGGGCCCGCTCCACGCTCCCCTCCGCGAAGTCCGCCCACCGCACCGGGAACATGGCCGTCTCGATCCGCGCCGGCCCGTCCGCGGTCCGGATCACCGTGCCGTCGAGCGCGAGCGCGGTGGCCCCGGACGGATTGGAGATCCGGATGTCCGCGTCGAGCGTGAAGGGGTCGAACCCGGTCACGAGAATCCGCTTGACCCCCTTCTCGTGCGGATACCGAATGCTGCTCTGCCCGCGCGAGGACATCTCCAACTCGGAGAGCAGGGAAGCCCGTTGCCCCTCACTGATTCCGAACCCGGGCTCCCACCCCCGTACTTCCCGAGTCATCCCCAACCGGGCCCAGTACAACGGCCGGTCATCATCCCGACTCAGATCCCCACCGGCATCCCCCCGCCCCTGAGCCCGCGCCACGGCCCGCCGCCACAACGCGGTCCCCTCGTCCACGACGATGCGCCGCGCCTGCGCGTAACTGCGCGCCCCTTCGAGCGCGTGGGTGAACTCCGGCGCCACGGTGTCGAATCCGGAGTGTTCGAGGATCTCCTGGGGGACCGCCTTGTCGAGCCGTTGCTCCTCGACGGTCGGGGACAGGGTGGTGTCGGCCGCCGCCCCGGTACTGGGGGCGGAGAAACCGGCCAGCAGGGCCAGTCCGAGGATGCTGGTCCGAACTCGTATGGCGTTCAAGGTGGTTGAGGCCTTCCGTTCGCAGTGGGGTGCGGTGCCGGACGGCCGCAGTATCGCGTGACGGGAGTGGTCTACGCCACGGGTGCGAGGGATGATCCGAAGTCGTGGCCGTCGCACCCGCGACAGGTTGATCCTCTCCACGCCATACTGCCGCCCATGACGGCAGCGAAGGCAGTGAAGCCAGTGGACACGGCCAAGGCGGCGAACCTCGGTGTTCTCTTCGCCATCGAGGTCGGCGTCCTCGTGGCCGTCGGCTACTGGGGGTTCACGCGGGACCTCGCCACGCCGCTGACCTGGCTGCTCGGGGTCGGTGGGCCCGTCGTGCTTGCCGTGGTGTGGGGGCTGTGCGGGTCGCCCAAAGCCAAGTACAAGGTGCGGGGCGCCGGGCGGGTCGGGTTCGAGGTGGTGTGGTTCGGGGTCGGGGTTGCCGCGCTGGGTCTTGCGGGTGCTTACGACTGGGCCCTCGTCCTCGCCCTCGTGTGTGTGGTGAGCAAGACGCTGGCCGTCATCTGGCGTCAGTAGCAGGCGAGTTCACGACCTCGGGCGTCGGCCCTCGACTCACCCCTCGCCCAGCAGTGCCAGGAAGTCCCTGAACGCCCCCGGCATGTCCACCGACTCCGGGTCCAGCAGCCACTGGTACTGCAACCCGTCCATCACCGCGACCAGCAGCGGAGCCGCCCGCTCGGGCGTCAGGCCGTTCGGCAGGCGGTCGCCGTACTCGGCGCGCAGCACCCCCGCCAT from Streptomyces sp. NBC_01288 carries:
- a CDS encoding EI24 domain-containing protein, which encodes MHDLGAGFGYLLKGQRWMARHGRHYGFGLIPGLITLVLYVAALVALALWGQDFVSWSTPFADDWSSPWQGLFRGFLTAVLFVLALLLSVLTFTAVTLLIGQPFYETLSEKVDRDVSPDGTAPESGLPLWRELWISARDSLRILVRAVLWGVLLFALGFVPFIGQTVIPVIGFFVTGFFLTEELTAVALQRRGIDLRARLTLLRSRKTLIWGFGTPLGLSFLVPFVAVFLMPGAVAGATMMARELLGEETGEGDQEGDADVGPASVGE
- a CDS encoding pyroglutamyl peptidase, coding for MNAIRVRTSILGLALLAGFSAPSTGAAADTTLSPTVEEQRLDKAVPQEILEHSGFDTVAPEFTHALEGARSYAQARRIVVDEGTALWRRAVARAQGRGDAGGDLSRDDDRPLYWARLGMTREVRGWEPGFGISEGQRASLLSELEMSSRGQSSIRYPHEKGVKRILVTGFDPFTLDADIRISNPSGATALALDGTVIRTADGPARIETAMFPVRWADFAEGSVERALRPYLPKVDLFTTVSQGRVGRFDVERTNGAWRGGYPDNDNVSKTETVPVTDPASQPQWTSTTLPYKAIVAADTGRFPVYDHTEVTEIPAGATAPVVRPDGPTAGSTARAGGGGNYLSNEIAYRATLLRDRLGLHDALPGGHIHTPVLQFGAGNTDPATGTITDPDFVRNRVDIIAQVKAMVTVALEASLAD
- a CDS encoding YrdB family protein → MTAAKAVKPVDTAKAANLGVLFAIEVGVLVAVGYWGFTRDLATPLTWLLGVGGPVVLAVVWGLCGSPKAKYKVRGAGRVGFEVVWFGVGVAALGLAGAYDWALVLALVCVVSKTLAVIWRQ